In Bacillota bacterium, a single window of DNA contains:
- a CDS encoding glycosyltransferase family 1 protein: MDIYGGILPYEELPCVYSSAKIILGMNCDDTSATQTSMRPYEALACGGGLFLAHYTKAQENLFGDLIFQAKNKEETLELMEMILHMDSEERQEIARKAQKEVYEKHNYAARAQQIVEVYTRAYGSDRLPGKE; this comes from the coding sequence ATGGACATCTATGGTGGCATACTGCCTTACGAGGAGCTTCCTTGTGTATATAGCTCAGCGAAAATCATCCTTGGGATGAACTGCGACGATACTTCCGCGACCCAGACCTCCATGAGGCCGTATGAAGCCCTAGCATGCGGAGGAGGTTTATTCCTCGCCCACTACACCAAAGCCCAGGAGAACCTCTTTGGCGACCTCATATTCCAGGCAAAAAATAAAGAGGAGACTTTAGAACTGATGGAAATGATCCTCCACATGGACAGCGAAGAAAGGCAAGAAATAGCGAGAAAGGCTCAGAAGGAGGTCTATGAGAAGCACAACTATGCAGCAAGAGCCCAGCAAATAGTGGAGGTATACACGAGGGCATATGGTAGTGATCGGCTGCCCGGTAAGGAATAG
- a CDS encoding ATP-binding protein: MSICFGYVPFTKTGAELLYQFCASRYERGSMIVTTNLELSQWTEVFGDERMTAALLDRLTHRAHILTLNGESYRFRESMRKQEVEREMLHTPA; this comes from the coding sequence ATGTCCATATGTTTCGGATATGTTCCATTCACGAAGACCGGAGCTGAGCTTCTCTATCAATTTTGCGCCAGCCGCTATGAGAGGGGCAGCATGATAGTCACCACAAACCTGGAGCTTAGCCAGTGGACGGAGGTGTTTGGGGATGAGAGAATGACAGCGGCACTTCTTGATCGGCTCACCCATAGGGCCCATATCCTGACTTTAAACGGGGAGAGTTATCGTTTCCGGGAGAGCATGCGTAAACAAGAGGTAGAACGTGAGATGTTGCACACGCCTGCCTAG